A window of the Lolium perenne isolate Kyuss_39 chromosome 7, Kyuss_2.0, whole genome shotgun sequence genome harbors these coding sequences:
- the LOC127303809 gene encoding uncharacterized protein: MPPRRRPASGYHGVRARPSGRFDAEIRSGDERIRLDTYDTAHEAARAYDAVAWRLDRSRRSMNFHDVYTREQAEMLAPPPPVITREQQRRQRELEQRLLIAERDEALRLEWARRFPEDVAATEGFYAQKEEEKAAEKAKKKASREKRRAD; this comes from the exons atgcctccgcgccgccgccccgcctCCGGCTACCACGGCGTTCGGGCGCGGCCGAGCGGCCGGTTCGACGCGGAGATCCGCTCCGGCGACGAGCGGATCCGCCTCGATACATATGAcacggcgcacgaggcggcgcgggcgTACGACGCCGTCGCTTGGCGTCTCGACCGCTCCCGGCGGTCGATGAATTTCCACGATGTCTACACGCGCGAGCAAGCGGagatgctcgcgccgccgccgcccgtcaTCACGCGCGAGCAGCAGCGCCGGCAACGGGAGTTGGAGCAGCGCCTCCTCATCGCGGAGCGCGACGAGGCGCTGCGCCTCGAGTGGGCGCGCCGCTTCCCCGAAGACGTCGCCGCCACGGAGGGCTTCTACgcgcagaaggaggaggagaaggcggcggagaaGGCGAAGAAGAAAGCTTCGCGCGAGAAGCGCCGCGCCGA CTAG